TTggattctcttttttttgtctacctttttattttcaatgtatgatcattttgtttgtaaaagaaatttcttttgtttatttcgaaaaaaaatttaatgaacaTTTAAAAATATATGATCCAATCGAATCCAATCAATGCATATAAAATATCACATTACACATATACGTGGTAACATTTAACATGCATACAAATAAAATGGCCAATCAAAACCAAATGGCAAAGAGAAAATGTTGCAAAATCTTCGATtcgaatttcaatgattctgTACAAAAATATACATAGATTCGAAactttttccatcattaaaattcgattcaaatgataaaaaaaagattattatcCACATATATCAATTTTACAACTGAAAATGGAGGTTACACAGAATAACagaacaatgatgatgatttgaaataaatgaaataatccgtaataatcgatcaatcaatcagtgattttgtttcatcaattgataCAATTATATTCATAGGATTTTCTcctttttaaattttttttttgttcaaaatgaaaacgcAAAAACtttatcatttaaatttgaattcaaaattgttaaccatttttttctgttaattCATCCTTTCTTTCgtcattattcatcattcaaaaaaaagtctttCGTATTCATATTAATAAtacttttctcttttctcaATTTGTATCACAAatgacctttttttctcGACCCAATTCGCGGATATGATGTTGTGATCTAAATAagtctctttctctctctctctctcatcattcttttcatCTCTTGACTCgctatcattatttgattagCCAACCATCACCAACATTATAATATTATCGTaaccattttcaaattgatgatgcatGATTTGTTAAATAAActattgttttattttgatacaagatttcaaatattaatttttttttcgttttgattaataaaaaaaaatgatatgtTCATGATGGTGAAATGGCGGCCATTTTTTATTGACTATATAATTctgttttgattgattaactGGTTTGTTTCATATATTGTCCGTGTGGTCAGAAATGGACAATTTGTATCCATAGAAACGAACCGATTAGCTCAGCTAATTCTTGCTCATTCATGTAATACAAGAATGAGATCCATTTgtatatttcatcatcatcatgaagtTATCACTGTGGATTAGTTTGCtaataattttcttattcattGACAATTGGACTTTGGCTCAAAGACCTGGTCAACGTCGGAAACCCACACgtaaacaaccaaaaaatcGAGGACGTAATCgtggacaaaaaaatgatgatcctgGAATCTATTGTTATACTTGTTTTGCAGATTTTGAACGTGTTCCATTGACGGTATTCAATCCGGTCACTTATATTTACAATAATCCATGTTATAATCCAGCATTAAATTATACGCTTACAGATAATGAGTATCTAACCAAATGTTCATCGACTACCAAATATTGTATGGTTGATGTAACACGATTGAATGGAGTACTCATTTCGGTCGATCGACGTTGTGGACAATCAACCTGTCGTAAAACTTGTCTTTCACGTGGATATGGTGTAATCCGTGAAACTTGTACATTTTGTTGCGGTGGTCGTATAAATGAAGATCATCCGgattatgatgaagaaataaaTTCTGTTTATAAATGTCCTAGTGAACCACATtgaatacaaatgaattgaattgttttaaTTATTCTCTATTAAAAGTCTATCATATTACtaatacaatgaaaaatgtgtcgtgtgttattattttgaattatgAAATTCTGTCAATGATTTTCTGATTGTTTCTTTATCAGCtatagaaataaaataaatttttgtcaaattaAATTAGCCATCATTACGCATacaataattgtttttaCCTTTTCTATATTCTTTGATCATACCAACggttaattttttaatttcatccGAAGTCAATACCACTTCATATTCTCGTTCGATACGTTGTTGCATTTCAACTGCCAATATAGATTCCATGCCCACATCACCCAATGATAAATTATCTGGTAATGAATCCATATCGATACCGATTCCTTGCCAGATATGATCTTTAGCATTGGAATTATTACCTAAGATtgaaaaatcagaaaaagaGATTAAACCAATAAACTAtagtgatgaaaatttcacaAACCAGCTTGCTGTGTGGTTTCCAAACGAATGATAGAGGTAACAATAGGATAATCAAGAACTAAAAATCGATCCAATACTTCCATACAACTTGGAATGCGTTGTGTATCGATTACCATACCGATGCTGGTCAAATCTACATGTTCATTTTGAGCCCATAAGCCGACATCGCCAATTGGACCATATGCGATAGCTTGTCCAGGTAATCCATCACGGCGACGTTTTTCACAAATATGTTCCATAACTGAATTAGCATAGCCATAATTGTTTTGTCCAAGAAAACCACGAGCCGAACTTTGTGATGAAAAGGCGACAAAATAATCAAGTTCTGGACACATTTTGCGCGTTACGACATCCAAATGACCAAGAGCATTCATTTTTGGAGCGCAAACTTTTTTAAATGAACCAGGAGTTTGATCTTCAATGAATGCATCACTTAAAACTGTtgcaaaatgaaataaaccaCCGATGGGTCCAATTTTTTCCGAGTCCATTATTAATTGTTCCGCGCCTTTCATTGATGTTGGATCGGATGTTGAAATTTCTACTTTAACAGTTTCACAATTTTTAACAGCATTTTCGATTCGCTTCACAAAAACATATTGATATTCGTTTTTGATACCACTCCTTGAGACAAGAACCAACTTTCGGGCTCCTCTAATGGCCATCCAATAGGCAACTTCCAATCCGAGGCCACCAAGACCACCGACAAGTACATAACatttattcgaatcaaaCAGTGTTTTTGGTTTGGCTTGAATCttgaacgatgatgatgatggtgtcaCAATACTTACCTGATCACGAATACGAATCAGTACTTTTCCAATATTTTCTTCTCGATTCAAAACCTCAAATgcttgattgaatgaatcctTATCAAATATAGTTTGTGGAATCGGATCAAAacattctaaaaaaaattagaaaattagCTTGAATCTAATCAAacatacaaataataaatcacaTACTTTTAACGTATTGGTCAAACCAGATTCtaaaattcttcattaatCTAGGCATAAAGTTACGGAATGATTTTTCACATATGAGAGAAGATATGTTCAA
This is a stretch of genomic DNA from Dermatophagoides farinae isolate YC_2012a chromosome 2, ASM2471394v1, whole genome shotgun sequence. It encodes these proteins:
- the LOC124495009 gene encoding uncharacterized protein LOC124495009; this encodes MKLSLWISLLIIFLFIDNWTLAQRPGQRRKPTRKQPKNRGRNRGQKNDDPGIYCYTCFADFERVPLTVFNPVTYIYNNPCYNPALNYTLTDNEYLTKCSSTTKYCMVDVTRLNGVLISVDRRCGQSTCRKTCLSRGYGVIRETCTFCCGGRINEDHPDYDEEINSVYKCPSEPH